A stretch of Colletotrichum lupini chromosome 2, complete sequence DNA encodes these proteins:
- a CDS encoding metallo-beta-lactamase family protein, with the protein MKSFNLMALALSRALAVRAVCSSVLRVENFISSGPSLDMVSSLIIGSEAALLIDMPLAVPQAEELAAWVVKTTDKPLVAAFTTHFHPDHYLSGSAFLAHFPETKYYANSKAVALIKNEVEEKLKVWSGILGADAVVEKATVPTPYDFTFFALPGNENEPIELLSPLVADTIDETLFWIPSIKTLIAGDSVYSHTVHLWLADLLSPALTSAWLSTLDFIQHLKPAVIIPGHALSVEGFGPSVDVEHSRRYVSFFQKEIEAKGLDFFTPADIVGMLDGAFPGLLNGTSQTSKTLVDISGDQFGRNGTRQVHYVHLASYNNTAELEGWKL; encoded by the exons ATGAAGTCTTTCAACCTCATGGCCCTCGCGCTCTCGCGGGCACTTGCCGTTCGCGCAGTATGCTCTTCGGTCCTGCGAGTCGAGAATTTCATCAGTTCGGGCCCGTCTCTTGACATGGTCTCTTCCTTGATTATTGGCTCCGAGGCGGCTTTGCTTATCGACATGCCCCTCGCGGTTCCGCAGGCCGAGGAGCTCGCGGCCTGGGTGGTCAAGACCACCGACAAGCCCCTAGTGGCCGCCTTTACCACACATTTCCACCCCGACCACTACCTCAGCGGTTCCGCGTTCCTAGCTCACTTTCCCGAAACAAAGTATTACGCCAACTCTAAGGCTGTGGCCCTAATCAAGAATGAAGTTGAGGAAAAG CTGAAAGTCTGGAGCGGCATCCTTGGAGCCGACGCTGTGGTCGAAAAGGCCACTGTCCCAACTCCCTATGACTTTACCTTTTTCGCCCTGCCTGGCAACGAGAACGAGCCCATCGAGCTCCTGAGTCCTCTGGTTGCCGACACCATCGACGAGACCCTCTTCTGGATACCCTCCATCAAGACCCTCATTGCCGGCGACTCTGTCTATAGTCACACCGTCCATCTCTGGCTCGCCGACTTGCTCTCCCCCGCGCTGACCTCCGCCTGGCTCTCGACCCTAGACTTCATTCAGCACCTCAAGCCGGCTGTCATCATCCCCGGTCATGCCCTATCTGTCGAGGGTTTCGGACCGTCCGTCGACGTCGAGCATTCCCGCAGATACGTGTCCTTCTTCCAGAAGGAGATCGAAGCTAAGGGTTTGGACTTCTTTACGCCCGCGGATATTGTCGGCATGCTGGACGGCGCGTTCCCCGGCCTGCTCAACGGCACGTCCCAGACCTCCAAGACGCTCGTTGACATTAGCGGAGACCAGTTCGGCCGCAACGGCACTCGTCAGGTTCACTATGTTCACCTTGCCTCATATAACAACACCGCCGAGCTTGAGGGCTGGAAGCTCTAA
- a CDS encoding zinc-binding dehydrogenase, translating to MAQNQAVKTVSAGNAQVVDVLVPGLPAADYLLVKTSAVAINPTDWKHVEAADHAGCVGSWVGCDYSGVVVEVGPGVTKGFKVGDRICGPVNGSNALREVDGSFARYIVVKSDLQILIPDNLSDEQAATLGIAITTVVRTAQECSSCKITPAEKSAPILINGGSTAMGIFGIQYAKLSGFSVITTASPHNFNFVKSLGADIVFDYRIPTVSKDIREYTQNGLTLAWDCQSTEESGILCAKALSTKGGSIANLLPISAGKGLQANPHVKIGTSLYYTVFGEPFGFFQTYEANAQDLEFGKMFWELSRGLLANGKVKPPPVILNKGGSGLQGVLVGLQESKSGKAWILQVSRANVIRSPLLTGACISITGLVEDKLLVFRRPTR from the exons ATGGCGCAAAATCAAGCAGTCAAGACTGTTTCCGCTGGAAATGCCCAGGTGGTCGACGTCCTCGTCCCAGGCCTGCCAGCGGCTGACTACCTTCTCGTCAAAACCTCTGCTGTGGCAATCAATCCTACAGACTGGAAGCACGTGGAAGCCGCCGACCACGCTGGCTGTGTCGGTAGTTGGGTGGGCTGCGACTATTCCGGCGTCGTGGTCGAAGTTGGGCCTGGTGTCACCAAGGGCTTCAAGGTGGGCGATCGGATTTGCGGCCCAGTTAATGGCTC GAACGCGTTGAGAGAAGTTGATGGCAGCTTCGCAAGGTATATTGTTGTGAAGAGTGATCTGCAGATTCTCATCCCCGACAACCTTTCTGATGAACAGGCTGCTACCCTCGGCATTGCTATTACCACCGTCGTGCGTACAGCTCAAGAATGTTCCTCTTGTAAGATAACA CCCGCCGAAAAGTCTGCGCCTATTTTGATCAACGGTGGAAGCACCGCCATGGGCATCTTTGGCATCCAGTACGCTAAGCTTTCCGGCTTCAGCGTCATCACTACAGCCTCGCCACACAACTTTAACTTTGTCAAGTCGCTCGGCGCTGACATCGTCTTCGACTACCGGATCCCTACCGTGAGCAAGGATATCCGGGAGTATACTCAAAACGGCTTAACACTCGCATGGGATTGCCAGAGCACCGAAGAGTCTGGTATCCTCTGCGCCAAGGCGCTGTCGACCAAGGGCGGCTCGATCGCTAACCTGTTGCCCATCTCAGCCGGGAAGGGGCTGCAAGCCAACCCTCACGTCAAGATCGGGACGAGTTTGTACTACACCGTCTTCGGTGAGCCCTTTGGCTTCTTCCAGACGTATGAGGCCAATGCTCAAGACCTGGAGTTTGGCAAGATGTTTTGGGAGCTGAGTCGTGGACTGCTGGCGAACGGCAAGGTGAAGCCGCCCCCTGTGATATTGAACAAAGGCGGCAGCGGGCTGCAGGGAGTCTTGGTCGGCTTGCAGGAGTCCAAGTCGGGCAAG GCGTGGATACTTCAAGTATCTAGGGCGAACGTTATCCGAAGTCCACTTCTTACAGGCGCATGCATCTCTATAACTGGTTTGGTCGAGGACAAACTTCTAGTCTTTCGACGCCCCACTCGGTAG
- a CDS encoding oxidoreductase: MAQEPFLLRWGIMATGAMSEYFCKDLLTNPATRGVTDIKHAITAVSSSKYPQKATEFLARIDHHSPTEVSTYGSYAALVKDQNVDIVYIATPHSHHFQNAMLALHAGKSILCEKALTVTAAQARRLYEVAREKKLFFLEGVWTRFFPLSVKIRQLVSSGAIGQIHRVTADLSRANSSRDFGSKRLNYEDSHRMVNPDLAGGVLLGLGIYPLTWVFQILYHLQPENEKEEPQILSAVQKYSTGVDESATIILNFPKHGTVGIATSSLRVATDPGISGTQAIRIQGSHGEIQVENPAYKPQSFKIITMSETGAVEKVFEYPHPQDSERSWGNGTFWEADEAARCIRDGKLESDTMPWSESILVMETMDKVLKDAGIFYPELIATDEFDPLSPLNTGG, encoded by the exons ATGGCACAAGAACCATTTCTGTTGAGGTGGGGGATAATGGCCACTGGAGCCATGTCCGAGT ACTTCTGCAAAGACCTCCTGACCAACCCAGCTACTCGCGGAGTGACTGACATTAAGCATGCCATCACCGCAGTCTCATCTTCGAAATACCCTCAAAAAGCGACCGAATTCCTCGCTCGCATCGATCACCACTCACCTACTGAGGTCTCCACATATGGATCATATGCAGCACTTGTTAAAGACCAGAATGTTGACATTGTTTACATCGCCACCCCGCATAGCCACCATTTCCAAAACGCAATGCTAGCGCTCCACGCAGGAAAGAGCATTCTTTGTGAAAAGGCTCTCACTGTCACTGCTGCGCAAGCGCGGCGACTGTACGAAGTTGCAAGAGAGAagaagctcttcttcttggaaGGTGTCTGGACCAGGTTCTTCCCGCTCAGCGTCAAAATACGCCAGCTTGTCAGCAGCGGAGCTATCGGCCAGATTCATCGTGTTACTGCAGACTTGTCTCGAGCGAACAGCAGCAGAGATTTCGGAAGCAAAAGACTTAATTACGAAGACTCCCATCGCATGGTCAACCCTGACTTGGCCGGAGGTGTCCTACTCGGACTTGGAATCTATCCACTAACCTGGGTTTTCCAAATTCTCTACCATCTCCAACCTGAGAATGAAAAAGAGGAGCCACAGATCCTGTCAGCCGTTCAGAAATATTCTACGGGAGTCGATGAGTCGGCCACGATCATCCTCAACTTCCCAAAGCACGGAACAGTGGGTATAGCCACATCATCGCTTCGGGTTGCAACAGATCCTGGCATTTCCGGCACCCAAGCGATCCGAATCCAAGGCTCACATGGCGAAATACAAGTGGAAAATCCGGCGTACAAGCCTCAATCTTTCAAGATAATTACCATGTCGGAGACGGGAGCTGTTGAGAAGGTTTTTGAATACCCTCATCCGCAAGATAGCGAAAGGAGTTGGGGAAATGGCACATTTTGGGAAGCAGACGAAGCTGCACGTTGCATAAGGGACGGCAAATTGGAAAGCGATACTATGCCGTGGTCTGAGAGCATACTCGTCATGGAAACTATGGACAAGGTATTGAAAGACGCCGGAATATTCTATCCTGAGTTGATCGCTACAGACGAGTTTGACCCTCTTAGTCCGCTCAATACCGGTGGATGA
- a CDS encoding carboxylesterase has translation MQLPTLVSSLSLLGAALAVSDHVQTLEDRAVANATVVLKTATVVGNVMNNVESFGGIPYAKPPTGQLRLKPPVRLTDNIGTFDATGPAAACPQMVSSSDSDNILFNLLGDIANLPFVQKATGQTEDCLTITVARPQGTTADAKLPVLYWIFGGGFELGWSSMYDGTGLVQHGVDISKPFIFVAVNYRVAGFGFMPGKEILADGSANLGLLDQRMGLEWVADNIAAFGGDPDKVTIWGESAGAISVFDQMALYNGNNKYNGKALFRGAIMNSGSIVPTDPVDCPKGQAVYDKVVSEAGCAGKADTLACLRGVDYTTFLNAVTSVPGILSYNSLALSYLPRPDGKTLTASPDVLAKNGQYAAVPMIIGDQEDEGTLFGIFQPNLTTTDKLVTYLKNYYFATATTAQITAYVNTYDDGVTAVINGSPHRTGLLNEIFPGFKRRSAVLGDLVFTLTRRVFLTLASSVQPTVPSWSYLSSYDYGTPILGTFHGSDLLQVFYGIKDNYAARSIRTYYTNFVYASDPNVGLNGAYPAWPQWSQGQNLMQFFADKASTLKDDFRKTSSDWILNNAGSLYF, from the exons ATGCAGCTTCCCACTCTCGTCTCGTCTCTCTCCCTCCTGGGGGCCGCCTTGGCGGTTTCGGACCATGTCCAGACCTTGGAAGATAGGGCGGTGGCCAACGCGACGGTCGTTCTCAAGACAGCAACTGTCGTCGGAAACGTCATGAACAATGTTGAATCTTTCGGCGGCATTCCCTACGCCAAGCCGCCTACCGGACAATTGCGATTGAAGCCTCCCGTGCGCCTCACAGATAACATTGGAACCTTTGACGCCACCGGCCCGGCGGCTGCCTGCCCGCAGATGGTTTCCTCTTCTGACAGCGACAACATCCTCTTCAACCTGTTGGGAGACATTGCGAACCTTCCTTTCGTCCAGAAGGCGACTGGCCAGACTGAGGACTGCCTAACCATCACGGTGGCTCGTCCTCAGGGCACCACGGCAGATGCGAAGCTGCCCGTGCTCTACTGGATCTTTGGAGGTGGATTTGAG CTCGGATGGTCCTCCATGTACGATGGAACCGGCCTTGTCCAGCACGGTGTCGATATTAGCAAGCCCTTCATTTTCGTCGCCGTGAACTACCGCGTCGCCGGCTTCGGCTTCATGCCCGGCAAGGAGATCCTCGCCGACGGGTCCGCAAACCTTGGTCTCCTCGATCAGAGAATGGGCCTCGAGTGGGTTGCAGACAACATTGCGGCTTTTGGTGGCGATCCGGACAAGGTCACCATCTGGGGCGAGTCTGCCGGCGCAATCTCCGTCTTCGATCAAATGGCTCTGTACAACGGAAATAACAAGTACAACGGCAAAGCGCTCTTCCGCGGTGCCATCATGAACTCTGGCAGCATCGTCCCTACCGACCCCGTCGATTGCCCGAAAGGCCAGGCCGTGTACGATAAGGTCGTCTCAGAGGCAGGCTGCGCCGGCAAGGCCGACACGCTGGCCTGTCTGCGCGGGGTTGACTACACTACCTTCCTGAACGCCGTCACATCTGTCCCTGGAATCCTCTCCTACAACTCTCTCGCTTTGTCTTACCTGCCCCGTCCGGATGGCAAGACTCTTACTGCGAGCCCTGATGTGCTGGCTAAGAACGGCCAGTACGCAGCCGTGCCCATGATCATCGGAGATCAAGAAGATGAAGGCACTCTTTTCGGCATCTTCCAACCCAACCTGACTACCACTGATAAGCTCGTCACGTACCTCAAGAACTACTACTTCGCGACTGCCACCACGGCCCAGATAACTGCTTACGTTAATACCTACGATGATGGCGTGACAGCCGTCATCAACGGCAGCCCTCACCGCACCGGGCTTCTTAACGAGATCTTCCCCGGCTTCAAGCGCCGTTCAGCCGTCCTTGGCGACTTGGTTTTCACCCTAACTCGCCGCGTCTTCCTCACCCTTGCTAGCTCCGTACAGCCCACTGTACCTTCGTGGTCATACCTCTCGTCGTACGACTACGGTACTCCGATCCTGGGTACTTTCCACGGATCCGACTTGCTCCAGGTCTTCTACGGTATCAAGGACAACTACGCCGCGCGAAGCATCCGTACCTATTACACCAACTTTGTCTACGCCTCAGACCCTAACGTGGGCCTCAATGGAGCCTACCCAGCCTGGCCCCAGTGGTCCCAGGGCCAGAATTTGATGCAGTTCTTTGCGGACAAGGCCAGCACTCTGAAGGACGACTTCAGAAAGACGAGTTCCGACTGGATCCTGAATAACGCTGGAAGCTTGTACTTCTAG